The genome window TAAAAGGTTAATTGTCAATAGTTAACATAAATTATAGACTCAAGAACAACCTAACGCTAGTGTAAggcataaaaatgtattttagctATTAGTCATCAacatgaaaattttctttaaacttatGATTATATAAATAGCTCTGGGATAAAGAACTAAAGCCTGTTTTGAGAAACCTAGAGAAGCCAACAGTGATTCCACAACTACCTAGTCTAACGCCTTACCTGACAGACTCAAAGCTGGATGTCcgaccccacctccaccccatttAGGTTGGTGGGGACTTCAGTCTGAGAAGGGAGGAATCCCCTCTGACAATTTGACTGTCTTCAGCCCCTATTACTCAGGGAGTCCCATaattccagaaaatgaaaaaaaaaaaaaaaagattagggtGCTAATCCTAAAGGAGGACAGTGCAAGTCTTTTGTgtaggcaaaataataataataataataatgataaaattctaattttaaaaaagggttgGGGTCGAAGGGGAAATGgacaatttttctaaaaattccaTGGTGCTATTTTAACTTCTGTGCTTCATTATGCTAACATTACTTTGTAAGGCTAAGGCAAACTTgggtacaatttttaaaagatcaaactcataaaaatatgtactacatatatattataaatttcagGAAAATTCCAGAGTTTATTTACAGATTTCATGGAGGGGGGGGcttaatttcaattttaagttCTACATCAAGATTTACCATTCATCAAATAAGTACTGAAAAGCAGGTAATGTCTTTTATTATAAAGGGAGCTAGGCAACGTCCTATTTACAATTACAGACTGTCTCCCCTAGGCccaaatttgttaaaaatttaccACAGTACCAGTAACACAACTGTGTTGGCAATGTAAAAATAGTGTTGGCTATCTTTAAACCAAATTTACAAAAGTTTGGCTCAGAAATTACTGTCCAAGCTCCCAACATGTTAGACTTGCCTATATCTTCTAAATTTTAACTGCAGAGCTATTAGTACATTCAGGGATGATAAAGAacctaagtatataaaaataactagaaaatataGGAACAATAAAGATCAAAACTAAGGCATGAGCCACTGGTCCATGGTGGTGCCTGAAACTGAATCTAAATGTTTCAAGTCCAGGGATTATCCTACTGAAGTGGGCAAGCACTCCTTCCTCTCTAAAAAGAAACATTGACAGTCCAGTTTTGGAATCACATAagttaccttttctttcttttggtttacaAAGGAACATATCTGTCTGAACTCATCTGATGAAGAACCAAAATCCATTTCTTCCCATAAGCCTTTGACTGAATACTGAAGCCAATTGTGTTTActttttggggaggggaggggggaggttcTTACTACCACATGGAATTAAAGACCACATTGGGTTCCAGTACTTTATGTAAGACTGGGCAATTTCAATATATCTAGATACTAAGATGTTAGCACcacacagacacagaaggctACATGAATTTCCTTTACATGGTTAATTAAGACCTTTTGATTTAGCAACGCATATAACATGGATCTAATAGGAACAGATACCCATACTATTGATGTGCTGTCCTGAATTGACTGCTACTGTCCCACTACTTCAGTTCTAAAGGCACTTTTAATCACTATTGGTCAGTACCAACAGCTTTTTAATAACCACGCAtcgttattatttaaaataatttccttggaCAACAGTGAGCTGCACTACTGGCAGTCATAGGAATTTAGGGGCATGATACATGTGAATTACACGGCTTCAAACTTAAGGAAAATATAAGCAGATACAGACTTGGATGTAATTTACCTATGGGTTttgattgtatatattttaagcaGGCTGGGAggtgaagaggggagggagatggtTGGCAAGAACTAGAGCTTTTATCCATCTTCCTGGTTTGATAGCCCTGACAGAATTCCATGGTGAAGGGCAACTGCTAGACAGAAGTTGTCAGAGGGAGTAAAATCCATTCCCTCAAGTCTGAGAGGCTTCCATGCCTGAGAAAGGGTCTCAGAGCAGACAGGCTGATGCGATGTGGAAGGAACTATCTGCATAGGAGGGATGGAGGCATTCTAGAATATCTAGGATCAACTGAAATGGGCTCAACTCGACTTTAACTTGCCCAATTACAGCTTAACCAAATTCATCTGGTCTTACAGTAAAGTCACAAATCCTATGACAAAAGGGCTGCTTCTATTCTGTAGTCACTCAAGCTAAATATTTCTTCACCACCTCAAAATTCTGTTTACTGTCTGAAAATGGGGGAATCAGGAAGCCCCTTCTCCTGATTTACCTACTCAATGTCaaaacacaaaatgtattttcacaGAGACTgcgaaattttttaaaatgacaaaaatatcgCTTCCATTcataatgtattttagaaatctgAATCAAGATTTGGgatgaaatgtttttaatatggTTTCTACAGCTCTTGGACTGTATAAAAATCATGTTGGCACAATTTCACATAGGAGAGTAGCTGTGGAAGGAAGCACGTCCAGAGAGCCTGGTGATAGGTAACTGGAAGGAAGTTACAGGCTTCAAGTGATGACTCCAGCACTGACTGGTTCTGGAGCTCTAGGCCCTTCaactttcatctttaaaatgacagttggaaattattttaaggtCTTCAGCTTTAAGCCAGTCATGAACTAACCACATGTTACAAGTTCTAACTGAAAATTAcgagaaagaaattacaaaagacTTATCAAAGTCCATGTTTGTCCTAGATTAAGTTTGTCGTCATTAGGTCATCATTGTGGAGGCAAACTTGTTGCATCACATGGAACACTTTTTTTCTGACTACACTAGATATACAGGAGGCAGTAGACTggctttttcaatttttcagtttgtttttaagtaaacacTGTGCCCCCTATGATAGCAAGTTTCACCTTTATAGTCTGTAAGTACACACAGGATGCCACTTGGCAGAATGGGGCCACATGTCTGAACGCTGGGGTGTGCTGGCTTGCTGTTAGAATCTTTTTATTATGCATGATTGATGCTTTGCGTTTACATTCAAGATTGATTTCAAAGCCATGTCCAAGTCTTATCTGAGGCTGTTTGGGACCGTCACTGTCACTGTTCTCAGGAACAATGAAACGTGTATCAGCCAGTGAAAGAGGAAGTTTGCACACTATGTGCCCATGTATTGCATGCCTACCTCGCGTGGCTTATGTTCACCCACACATGCAAGTTAGAAGCAACGGGATTCAACCTCAGATGGTAATTGGCTACATCTGCTATGatagtgaaaaaaggaaaacgaaAGAGCCTTTGATACTGCACCTGGTGTAGGTGCAGTGTCCCCTTACATTGTAATATTACAATCTTAAGAGTTTCAAAGATTTATCGTTTCTCCCTGAAAACAACGGCGGTCGGGAGGGATTTCTACCATGGTGCACTCACCTCTTTGATCTTTGCCCTCTTCTCTCGGATGGCTGCGTCGGCAGGCTCCCGACCAACCGCTCCGATGGGGGGCACGAAATCCACCGGGGGGAGCCCCCCGAACATCGCCTTGTCACGCAGCTGATCCTGGGCCACCTTTTCCTTCTCCAGCAGTATGTCTCTTTGGATCTCCTCCGGCAGCTTCTGCAGGGTCTCCTTGGCTTCCCTGAGAGCCCGCTCGTGGTTTTCACGGATTCTGGCCAAGTTATCTTCCAGGGCGGCGGCAGGGTCTCCCGGCGCTTCCTCATCACCTCGCCGGGCTCGCCCTTCTGCCGAGTCCTCGGGGCGCCCCCCGGGCCCGGGCTTGTGGTCAACGGCGGACTGCAGGGCGGGGCTGGAGTGGAACAGGACCCCGCTGAGCAGCTTGGAGGAGTCAGGCAGGAAGAAGATCGCTCCGAAGCAGAGCGTGATGAAGGCGCTGAACACCAGCAGCAACACGAACTTCTCCGTCAGACGGAAGGCGGCGGGGCCCGACCCCTTCCTGCCACCGCCTCCACCGCCGCCGAGACCCCCGCCCAGGCCGCCGCCCGCAGGGCTGCTGAAGAGCGGCAATAGGCCCCCTACCGGCATCGCTCCCGCTGCTGTGGTTGCCCGGCTGCCCGCTGTCCAGTGGCCCTGCGCCGCGCCGCTCAGCAGCCAAACTTCGCCGCCGCACGGCGTCAGCGGTTGCGGGGCTGAGTCCTGTGCATCCAGGCCGCCCAAACCCCTCGGCTGGGCTGCAGGTATCCCCTGGGGAAACAGCTCCCCGCTGGGTCTTCCTGGGGCGGCTCCTTTGGCAAACAAGTACGCGCGACAGACCGCTGGATGCAGTCCCTGCGGGGAGAGAAACAGTAAAGCGCAGTATTTACGATGATGGTGATAAAGTTTCCAGCGGGTCAACTCCCTGCGACGGCCGTGCAAGCCGCTAGGACAGCTCCCTCTGCGCGGAGACGGGAGTCCGACTCCGGGCAACGCCCTCGGAGTCCACTCTTTAAACTTGGGGTGAAGTTTTCGGGTCCCAGGGAGCGGGGTGTCCCGCGCACACCTGGAACAGGGCCGCGTGAGGGCACCTCCTGGAGAGGGCAGCGCACCTCGCGGCAGGAGGGGCGCAATGTGGGGAGGGGGCTCGTCAACTTCGCCCACTCCCCATGTCGGAGCTAGACTAGCTGTCTCTGTTACCCAGGCAGCGGTGAGTGTGCAGCGTGGCAGCCCCGCAGCCTGGTGCGCGGCTCGGCTGGGTGAGCGCGCCGACCCGCGGGCGAGTGGGAGTGAGCAAGCTAGCACGGTGCCCTCCGCCGCGGCCCCGCGAGCACTAACACCACTGCCGGTCTTTGAGCGGTCGGAAACGGGGGCGGTGACGCGTCCGGAGAATGATGGCATGGCCGGGCCAATCAAGCGCTGCTCAGGGTCCCTCGGGGGCGGAGCTGAGGCGGGGAGGTTGCCGCGCGGGGCGGGGAGTTTACGGGAAGCGCTGCCTCGCGGGGGCCCCGGCGGAGGGCAGGAAGGTCGTGGGTCCCGGAGGCGCGAGGCTGGCGGAGTGGTAGCGGGGAGGGCTGTCAGAACCGCGGTGGAGTCCCAGGGCGCTAGGCAGCGGGCGGGGTTCGTGGTCGGGGAGTTAATCCTGCGCTGGCCTCTGGCCCGGGTCCGGCAGGAGGGTGGTTGTTCTTGAGTTGCTGGGGAGGCGCCTGAGCTGACGCTGGACCTCCCTGTAGCCCACTCGACCCGTGCGGTGCCAAGTGGTGCTTGCCCCGAGGGGGTCCCGAGAAGGGCAGGGTCTCCAAGAGAATCGCCGGACACTGAGTCCTTCGGAAGCGTGTCTTCAATAATTACCCTCTTTTTGCCCAAGGCAAGGATTCCCCGGTGCCCCGCAGCATTAAACCAAAAGTCCCTAGGTGAGAAGCTGTGATCCGGGTAGCTTTTGAGCTCTCTGGTCTAACACCCTAAGTCTCTTAGTTTTATGGTTGGTTGTTTAGGATTGTTCCTGTGCATCCtctcccacttaaaaaaaaaaaaaaaaaaatgtgtgcctCCTCCACCCACTCCCACTTTCAAAATTCATTTACCTCATAGAAGTTGttcacattttccatttaaagaagACAGTTTTATGTTGCCACAGCTTCAAGtaataaatttgaatattgtGTTGAAATTAAGTCTTGGATTTGACTGCTTCCATAGAAGTAAGGACTTGGTCCAATAGAGACTGTTTTCGAAACAGTCTTACAATTTTCCGAAATGTGTTTGTAATTCCCGTGCAAATAATTACTCAGCAAATAAAAGGTTATCAGAGAGGAAAAAGTTGTCTGACTTCCTATTTCTGAAACCAAGTTTGTAGCAGGCTTATCCTATCTCTCACCCTTCTCTGGAAAGGTGATTTTAGGTCTAATTCTGCTTGTTGtcttaaaacaaaggaaacagctGGCACCTTTCAGGAAGGTGTGCACAACACAGTTGCTTTCAGGTGTTAGActatatgagaaaatataaatcaaaaatcCTTATGACACTTTTTACATAAGTATTCATCTTAACCATCATTATATGctgtatgtttgttttgtgtaAAATGAGTCATACATCCAGTTTCTGTTGATAGGAAATTATTGTTTCATTAAAACTGATATTATGGCTTAGTTATTTTGATAACTGCTATGAAATTCTATGCCCAGAAGAGTGCAGCATATCCAAGCAGGGTAACAAAGTTTAGAaggaccaaaaaagaaaacaatgatttttttttaaataaaggaatggTAACTTTTGTTTCAAAGTTGTGGATAGACTGAAAAGTTTGAATCACTGTGAAATAGTATTGTTTCCAACAACATCCTTAAAGTTCAGTTACCTCATGGGTAGATAGATAACAGATAGTAATGATAGGGATAATTATACTATACTAAAAGCCAATCTCATGATCATCTTTTTTggaatgatttattattttaactgttATGTTTTAAGAATGGAATTATTTCTTATACCCacacaaatatttagaaactttgatttaaaattgaTATTACTAAGTATTCCAGAAAAGCATTAAGATCTACTTTTAAGTGTGTGTTAAAATGGTGAGTTTGAGATTCTTAATCTGGCTCTTTGAATATAAACAGTGTGAATATCCATGACATCTTTAGGTCCTCAAGTTTCTCCCAAATATTAACACGTGTAATGCATTCTATTATTATGATACTATCATATCTTGAACAGTAACCAACAAGAAATTAAACTATCAAGCATCTAAAAGTATCatccattttacattcttaataCTAAAATCCACATATATCTCTATCAAGAAATgaatttcaatattcttaaaagtAAGTAGCAATTATAAAGAATTTAGTGTACTTACATCATCCTAGAACTAGTTTCTTTTATTCCATTGGTGCTCATAGGGTAAATTCCTATAAGAAAGAAAACGTAAATTTGTGAAACTTTTCAATTAACTAATAGGCTATATATAATGTGCCATTAAGTACATTTTATTAAGTGCATGTAGTttcatcatttccttctctttgaaaaaagttttaaattaacataaactgctggtgggaatgtaaaacagtacagctgctttggaaaatagtctggcagttctttaaaagggtaaatataaatttaccatatgacccagaaattccagcccacagtatatacccaagagaaatgaaaatgtttatgtaCATAAAAACCTGTACGTTACtgttcataacagcattgttcataatagccaaaggaGGAAACAGTTCATTAACTGACCAGATATgggatacaatggaatatgattcagaaaaaaaaaaaaaaaagtattgacacatactacatacaacatg of Rhinolophus sinicus isolate RSC01 linkage group LG05, ASM3656204v1, whole genome shotgun sequence contains these proteins:
- the MAN1A1 gene encoding mannosyl-oligosaccharide 1,2-alpha-mannosidase IA isoform X1: MPSFSGRVTAPVSDRSKTGSGVSARGAAAEGTVLACSLPLARGSARSPSRAAHQAAGLPRCTLTAAWVTETASLAPTWGVGEVDEPPPHIAPLLPRGALPSPGGALTRPCSRCARDTPLPGTRKLHPKFKEWTPRALPGVGLPSPRRGSCPSGLHGRRRELTRWKLYHHHRKYCALLFLSPQGLHPAVCRAYLFAKGAAPGRPSGELFPQGIPAAQPRGLGGLDAQDSAPQPLTPCGGEVWLLSGAAQGHWTAGSRATTAAGAMPVGGLLPLFSSPAGGGLGGGLGGGGGGGRKGSGPAAFRLTEKFVLLLVFSAFITLCFGAIFFLPDSSKLLSGVLFHSSPALQSAVDHKPGPGGRPEDSAEGRARRGDEEAPGDPAAALEDNLARIRENHERALREAKETLQKLPEEIQRDILLEKEKVAQDQLRDKAMFGGLPPVDFVPPIGAVGREPADAAIREKRAKIKEMMKHAWDNYKHYAWGLNELKPISKEGHSSSLFGNIKGATIVDALDTLFIMEMKDEFEEAKSWVEENLDFNVNAEVSVFEVNIRFVGGLLSAYYLSGEEIFRKKAVELGVKLLPAFHTPSGIPWALLNIKSGIGRNWPWASGGSSILAEFGTLHLEFIHLSHLSGNPIFAEKVMNIRTVLNNLEKPQGLYPNYLNPSSGQWGQYHVSVGGLGDSFYEYLLKAWLMSDKTDLEAKKMYFDAVQAIETHLIRKSSRGLTYIAEWKGGLLEHKMGHLTCFAGGMFALGADDAPAGLTQHYLQLGAEIARTCHESYNRTFVKLGPEAFRFDGGVEAIATRQNEKYYILRPEVVETYMYMWRLTHDPKYRKWAWEAVEALENHCRVNGGYSGLRDVYLKHDSYDDVQQSFFLAETLKYLYLIFSDDDLLPLEHWIFNTEAHLLPVLYPNKKDVEVNEK